The genomic DNA cattttatagatgtttatagcaaccGGAGATATGGATGTCAGGCTGACCAAACTGCCTGTATTGACTCTCTGAAAAATCAGTCTCCATTTTTCGTCTCTTTGCAATTCCTAGTTCATGCAACACTTTCTGATATAAGGCTGAGCAGTAGGGACCCCACCTTCAACAAGCCTCTCTAAAGCCTGGACTAGGGCAGGATATACAAGAGAGACCAACAACAGAGCCCTCTGAATGGTAGAGCCATGaggggttttaattttttttcttttggctagttttttcaaagtattttctatagTGGACctagcaaatgaaaaatttttttaaatcggGGACTTTCTAATAATACATTTACCATGAACTTGGGGGTTCATCTTATTCGACTCATTATACATAGACCTGTTACATACAAGGAAGACGCAGTCCAGTGTACAGCCTGAAACCTCATTCCCAGCAAAGAGCAGGTTGGATATTTCTCCCCTAGGAGGTTCCCTCTGCCTCGTGACCTCTCCCTGCAGGCAGGATGGATTACAGCTCCCCCTACTCTAACCCATCAAGAGAGTTAAGGGGAATTCCTGCCAAGGAGTTTGGTAGCTACCTATAGTCACAACCCAAaccccatcccttccttccctggtgGCCTCAGACATTTATTTGGGCCTCCCTCTGGCTGCCGGTCTCTGAGACAGCACCTTCACTTCCTCTATCCTGGCCCTTCTACCACCAGCTCCAAACTGAGGAGATCAGAAAGTCTCCATTTCCCAATCCTGCTCTTTAATAGGGAGATTCATTCGCAGAGATTTTGTTCATTGATTTATCGTGGTACTTTTCAGGTAAAAATTACTACAGTTCATGTAGAAAGTTCTAGAAGATAATTAATGGAGGAGATTCTGAACTTTTAAATGATCTTTCCTAACCTGCTTTTACAGTTGCGGGTATCTTGGGATTTGCCCTTGGAAAGGCATCATACATACGAGTATGCCAGAGTAAATTCCATTCCGTTGAAGATCAGCTGCGTGGGGCTGGTTTTGGTCCAGGTCATAACAggtttgtaactttttaaaaaaatgttattaagttttttactttaattccagtacagttaacatacagtgttctattagtttcaggtgtacaatatagggattcagcacttctgtacattactcagtactcatcatgataagtgtccTCTAATCCCCTCtttcacccaccttccctctggtaaccatctatttgttctctatagttgagagtctgtttcttggtttgtctctcttttttttcctttgttcatttgttttgtttcttaaattccacatgtgaatgaaatcctatgttatttgtctttctctgatggacttattttgcttagcacactACTCTTGTTCCATCCATACTGTTGCAACAGATTTGTAATCTTTTTGATTGAGGGATTGTAAAGAAGATACTTATAAAAAGTTCAACGAAGGCCCTTTCACCACTTATAATATTAAACAATTTTCTAACTACATATATAACAAGGCATTGTTCAGGTCTCTAAAGAATACCTTCGTCAGTGGACATGGCTTCTGCCATCACGGGGCCACACAGAAGGGGAACAGGTTTCTctgctgcaggacttctcagaacccTTCTAGGTTTAATATGTATCATGACTCTCATTCAGAGGTGTGAGTCGCAGGACTCTGGTCTTAAGGGCATTCCCTCTGCAGTTAGAGTACCTAGGTGGAAACCAGTTCTACCACTTACAAAGCTGGGTAACCTTGGACAAGATTCTTATACTCTCTGATCTTCAGTGTTCTCCTCTGTAGAAAGTGGTGATCAGAACTATTTCATGGCATGTTACAAGGAATAGAAATGATTATTTATGACAGGAAGTGCTCAGTGAATAATAGCTATTTCTACGAGAGTATTTATAGGATTAGTGGTGGGGACACATTTCTCTAAAGACCCTCACTTGTCACAGTGAATTCTATTCAAGAGGCAGCAAGAAAACTGTGAAAACATTGGACATGAAGATCATTATTGGCCCTTTTTTTGGGGATGAAATTCTGGAGGTCTCAAACCAAGAAACAGCtcctatttttactttaaaaaattagacttgTGAACTTTAACATAGAAAATGTCTctcagggagcacctgggtggctcacttggttaaacatctgactcttgatttaggctcaggtcatgatctcaaggtcataggatcaagccctgtgctgggctcacgtgctgcgtggagtctgcttgagattctctctctccctctcccccccaccactctccccgcttgagctctctctcaggaaggaaggaaggaaggaaggaaggaaggaaggaaggaaaaaaggaaagaaagaaagaaagaagaaagaaagaaaagaaaagaaagagaaagaaagaaagaaagaaagaaagaaaaagaaagaaagaaagaaaaaaggaaatgtctgCCAGTAATGTTGTGTTAAGACTAGACCTTCCAGTGTCAAAACACAAACTTCTGTTTTTGCCTCCATTCTAGGCACTGCCTGCTCACCTGTGAGGAATGCAAAATTAAGCATGGATTACATGAGAAGGGAAGTTCACAGCCTTCAGCTTCTTAAACTTGTATCTATGGCTTTTGATGTTTCTTAAACCTCTGAATTTGgacacatttaaaatttcaagtgtactttaaaataatatacctaTAGTGGAATAGAAACATTGTGATTCTCTCACTCTTTTGAAGTGCTTTCTGTGGGAGATTCTCAGTTGAATTGAGCAGTGTATATTTGTGTGCTATTTGAGAACATGTCCAGCGCATtcacacaccaaaaaagaaacTATGTGGCATTGCTTACAGCTGAGTTAAAAGATCTTGGAGTCTTCTCTGATCTACTCTTTCACTCTGCCTTTGTTCAGGGTTTTAAGATCTCTGATAGAGGATAGGAATGAATGTTGGGGAACTTGGGAAGTCATGCCCCACAGAAAGCCAGTGTGTATAGAGGTAGAAACAAAGGGCAAAAAGGTTGTGTCTTACAGGCTTGAGTAGTGCTTTCTAAGATGTAGGGAcgaagatttttaatttaataaaaaaaaatttcccttgaaAGAGTTGGAATCTGAATCCACTGTCCTTTATGCGTCATCGGTGTGGTAAAGTTTTGGCAAAGCCCGTCATCTTTAGGGTCCTTGTTTAGCTAATGGCTGCGTGCTCATTGTCAGTCCTAAAGAATGGGGTTCTTTTGTATACCGCTAGGGGCCTGTATATATGACTTTCCAAATTGCCTCTCCTCTCCCAAGGAACAGTTTGTTTATGGCAACAATCACTGGAAGAATTAATTCATGGAACGATAAACTTTTAGGGCTACACGGAGCTTAGAGGCAGGCAGTCCAACCCCAGGAGATGGATTCCTATCCTCCTGCCAGgttttttacatgaaaaaaacaaccaaccaacctcTTCACTGGGGACCTTGTGTTTTATGGCAAGTTGTCTGAGCCCTACATAAAAATTTCCCTTGCATCTTTGCGTTTTCTCAGGAAAATACTTTACGTATGTGTCACcatttatatattgtgtgtgtgtgtgagtgtgtgagtgtgtgtacatgTTTGTATTTTACTTAATACATCTTGAAACCTATACCATGGAGGTAAAAAGGGAAATCTCATCAGAaggtgatataaaatatttcattttaaatatcaaaaatatttgggagtttttatttttaagtgaacttCAAGTGTCTGAAATGGAGTGATTTTGACTTCGTCTCCTGGATAGTACATATCCTGGTCTTTCAGTTGATAAAGTGCTATTTCTGTCCATCAGAACACAGAGCCAACATCCTGCTTCATGGATGCCGTTGAACTCCTGGCTGTGACAACCAGAAATTGGTGGCTCTTTGTTCCCTTGGTGATTGGCAACAATTCAGAATTAGGCACATTTGTTTCCTGCACGCCAGAAACTATTTCCCAGGGTTCAGAACATCTTCACATTGCTAAGCACAGCAAGTCAATGTTGAAAATCAGTCTTGGGGGACTGGCATAAGATACATCTATTATTGGTGAAAGGGCCCATTGTTTCCACAGCTGACATCTCCATCATTCTTCTGAATCAAATTGAATTTATGGTTTGGGCTCTTTGCTTTTCCTAAGCAGGTAAGTTATTCATCGAAACAGTTTATCACAGTGATCTTTCCTTTCACAGTGTGaaaggaaatcaataaagaaaaaactggaagttCATTCAAATCTCAAATATTTTGCTGCATTATCTATTGGATAGATTAGGAAGCACGTATCTGGAGGAGAATGTCTGTTTCTTGTAGGAAGATGTGTCAAAGGAGTGGCATTTGTCTTTTGGCATTTAGAAATTACCAACCCTCATCACCACCCTGGTCATCAGCTTGTGAAAACAGTactttcatgatttaaaaaaaaaaaaaaaaaagatgaactgtATATGATACTTACATACTTTTTAGAATTCTCACTTAAGCAAATATATTctcagggccgcctgggtggctcagtcagttaagtgtctgcctttgtctcaggtcattatcccagggtcctgagatcgagccctgtgtccagctccctgctcagtgaggagtcggcttgtccctctccctctgcccctctgcctgcttgtgctctctttctctgtaaaataaataaataatatctttagaaaaaaagatattctcttcCCTTGCTGTCAGAATAGATGACTTATCTATTTTCTGCTACCATTATGAAAGTAATGAAATTTATCTTAAATGATTtgattaaaacaatgaaaatgtcaGGTAAATAATTTTCTTGATATTCATAATGCAATCTGTTAATTGACAaaatttttccactttatttatttttaaacatttatttaaatgaagcaggctccccactgagcaaggagtctgatatcccagactcgatctcaggaccctgggatcatgaccagagcccaccccagccaaaggcagacgcataaccatctgagccacccaggcatcccaaattttCCCACTTTTAGAATTCAACTGTAGAATTCAATTTCATTGACATTGAACGTTTGCAGAGATTTCAGTGATTAACCCAGAGGAGCAAAGTCCAGGAGAAGACAGAGAGTGTAAGTGGGTGAAGCTGGGCTAGTGGTGACGCTGAACACGGGTATGGTCTTCACTTCCCA from Ailuropoda melanoleuca isolate Jingjing chromosome 11, ASM200744v2, whole genome shotgun sequence includes the following:
- the OCIAD2 gene encoding OCIA domain-containing protein 2, which codes for MLATQGLVHQGYLASNPRFGSLPKVALAGILGFALGKASYIRVCQSKFHSVEDQLRGAGFGPGHNRHCLLTCEECKIKHGLHEKGSSQPSAS